The Flavobacterium praedii genome window below encodes:
- a CDS encoding DUF4136 domain-containing protein: protein MKTIKFLPLLLLFIVASCDTVKVYSDYDKSADFTQYKTYAFMKSGIDKVEISDLDKRRILNAIDQQLQTKGMTKSETPDLLINIFTKSREQVSVNQFNAGYGYGWGWGWNPYMYGGQTYVSSSTEGTLYIDLIDAKKKELIWQGEGTGTLTKDMDRKDEIINNIVTQILAQYPPVIAEKKK from the coding sequence ATGAAAACTATTAAATTCTTGCCTCTATTGTTACTTTTCATAGTTGCTTCTTGTGACACCGTGAAAGTATATTCTGATTATGATAAATCAGCCGATTTTACACAGTACAAAACATATGCTTTCATGAAATCAGGTATTGATAAAGTCGAAATTTCTGATTTGGATAAAAGAAGAATTCTGAACGCTATTGACCAACAATTACAGACCAAAGGAATGACCAAAAGCGAAACTCCCGATTTATTGATCAATATTTTCACTAAATCTAGAGAACAAGTTAGTGTAAACCAATTCAATGCTGGATATGGCTACGGTTGGGGATGGGGATGGAATCCGTATATGTATGGTGGACAAACGTATGTAAGTTCTTCTACCGAAGGCACTTTATACATTGACCTTATTGATGCCAAAAAGAAAGAACTGATTTGGCAAGGTGAAGGAACTGGAACGCTTACCAAAGATATGGATAGAAAAGACGAAATAATTAATAATATTGTCACTCAAATTTTGGCTCAATACCCACCAGTTATAGCGGAAAAGAAAAAATAA
- a CDS encoding group III truncated hemoglobin, with amino-acid sequence MTTLRDITNIEDIQLLVNTFYAKVQKDDLIGAIFNEKIGDRWPEHLEKMYRFWQTILLEEHTYSGSPFLPHKQLPVEKQHFNRWMEIFTETVDSLFTGPLAEEAKLRGQNMAEMFNYKIEYFRHEGKHPLL; translated from the coding sequence ATGACAACATTAAGAGACATCACAAACATAGAAGACATTCAATTATTGGTCAATACCTTTTACGCCAAAGTACAGAAAGACGATTTGATTGGCGCTATTTTCAATGAAAAAATAGGCGACCGCTGGCCTGAACATTTGGAGAAAATGTACCGTTTTTGGCAAACGATTTTGCTCGAAGAACATACCTACTCCGGAAGTCCTTTTCTGCCCCACAAACAACTGCCGGTAGAGAAACAACATTTTAACCGCTGGATGGAAATTTTCACCGAAACTGTGGATAGTTTATTTACAGGTCCACTCGCCGAAGAAGCTAAACTAAGAGGTCAAAATATGGCCGAAATGTTCAATTACAAAATTGAGTATTTTAGGCATGAGGGGAAGCATCCGCTTTTGTAA
- the budA gene encoding acetolactate decarboxylase, with protein sequence MTHSLKTITFLLIVLSFFTSSAQKDKNTTIYQYATINALMEGGFDGDMTLAALQKKGSFGIGTFNELDGEMIGFDNHFYQIKSDGKAYAVDPSQKTPFAVVTNFSKENVVFAHQSFDLKKLYALLDTISPNKNLYVAYKIKVKCQTIKTRSVSKQIKPYPLMIDAVKKQSVFELGTISGTLIGFRFPEYMKGLNVPGYHFHFLSDDKKVGGHVLDLLGSNFEIEIDYMDDFEMHIPNNEAFNKLNLTKTKVEDLEKVEK encoded by the coding sequence ATGACCCATTCTTTAAAAACAATTACTTTTCTACTAATAGTGCTCTCGTTTTTTACCAGTTCTGCCCAAAAAGACAAAAACACCACGATATATCAATATGCTACAATCAACGCTTTGATGGAAGGCGGTTTTGATGGTGATATGACTCTGGCCGCATTGCAAAAGAAAGGAAGTTTCGGGATTGGAACTTTTAATGAATTGGACGGTGAAATGATTGGGTTTGATAATCATTTTTACCAAATCAAATCGGATGGGAAAGCATATGCGGTAGATCCTTCACAAAAAACACCTTTTGCGGTGGTGACGAATTTCTCAAAAGAGAATGTTGTTTTTGCGCACCAATCCTTTGACCTCAAGAAACTCTATGCTTTACTGGACACCATATCGCCCAATAAAAACTTATATGTGGCGTATAAAATCAAAGTAAAATGCCAAACGATAAAAACCCGATCTGTCTCTAAACAAATTAAACCGTATCCTTTGATGATTGATGCCGTAAAAAAACAATCGGTATTTGAGTTGGGAACTATTTCTGGAACGTTGATTGGCTTTCGATTTCCTGAATACATGAAAGGGCTGAATGTGCCAGGCTATCATTTTCATTTTCTTTCGGATGATAAAAAGGTGGGAGGACACGTATTGGATTTATTAGGTTCTAATTTTGAAATCGAAATTGACTATATGGATGATTTTGAAATGCATATTCCCAACAATGAAGCATTCAATAAACTTAATTTAACCAAAACCAAAGTGGAAGATTTGGAAAAGGTGGAGAAATAA
- a CDS encoding aromatic amino acid hydroxylase translates to MNTKIKSNPLLDRLPKHLKQFIKPQDYSDYTPINQAVWRYVMRKNVNYLSKVAHSSYMEGLKKTGIEVDNIPSMYGMNRILSEIGWAAVAVDGFIPPNAFMEFQAYNVLVIASDIRQLEHIEYTPAPDIIHEGAGHAPIIANPEYAEYLRRFGEIGCKAISSHKDYEMYEAIRLLSILKEAEGTPQAEIEAAEKAVEDLQNNMGELSEMAQIRNLHWWTVEYGLIGTVENPKIYGAGLLSSIGESAWCMTDNVKKIPYGFSAVNQSFDITKLQPQLYVTPDFAYLSLILEEFANTMALRTGGLSGLKKLIHSKALGTVELSTGLQISGVFTNVIEDEGKPIYFQTTGKTALSYREKELVGHGTSTHPEGFGSPIGKLKGINLAIEDMSPRDLKAYGVYEGQTATLEFEGDIKVVGEIITGKRNLHGEIILICFKNCTVTHGDTILFQPEWGNYDMAVGKKLVSAFSGPADVNSFDLILHVPSSKTIKAKQTTERDDLEVLYQTVRSIRESNDTTTSLEPIFEKLQKNHSNDWLLSIEIIELLNTRNETNLMQEVLLHLENLKKQRPEIYNLISNGLELIFENETA, encoded by the coding sequence ATGAACACAAAAATAAAAAGTAATCCGTTGTTAGACCGTTTGCCGAAACATTTAAAACAGTTTATTAAACCACAAGATTATAGCGATTACACTCCCATAAATCAAGCGGTTTGGCGTTATGTGATGCGCAAAAACGTGAATTATCTCTCGAAGGTAGCGCATAGTTCGTATATGGAAGGTTTGAAAAAAACGGGAATTGAGGTAGATAACATTCCAAGTATGTACGGTATGAACCGCATCCTGAGCGAAATTGGCTGGGCTGCTGTGGCAGTTGATGGTTTTATTCCGCCGAATGCTTTTATGGAGTTTCAGGCGTATAATGTTTTGGTCATCGCATCCGACATTCGTCAACTCGAACATATTGAATACACTCCTGCTCCCGATATTATTCACGAAGGTGCTGGACACGCGCCTATTATTGCGAATCCCGAATATGCAGAATACCTACGCCGTTTTGGAGAAATAGGTTGTAAAGCCATTTCTTCACATAAAGATTACGAAATGTATGAAGCCATTCGCTTGCTTTCTATTTTGAAAGAAGCGGAAGGCACACCGCAAGCCGAAATTGAAGCAGCCGAGAAAGCTGTGGAAGACCTGCAAAACAATATGGGCGAATTGTCTGAAATGGCTCAAATTCGGAACCTGCATTGGTGGACTGTGGAATATGGTTTAATAGGAACAGTTGAAAATCCTAAAATATACGGCGCCGGATTATTGTCATCCATTGGCGAAAGTGCTTGGTGCATGACGGATAACGTGAAGAAAATCCCTTATGGTTTTTCAGCAGTTAATCAAAGTTTTGACATTACAAAATTGCAACCGCAGTTGTATGTAACTCCCGATTTTGCTTATTTGAGTTTAATTTTGGAAGAGTTTGCCAACACTATGGCTTTGCGTACAGGAGGATTGTCGGGGTTAAAAAAACTAATCCATTCGAAAGCATTGGGAACCGTTGAATTGAGTACTGGTTTACAGATTTCGGGTGTATTTACAAATGTTATTGAAGACGAAGGAAAACCAATTTACTTTCAAACCACAGGAAAAACAGCTTTGTCGTATCGCGAAAAAGAATTGGTGGGTCACGGAACAAGTACACATCCAGAAGGTTTTGGTAGCCCGATAGGAAAGCTAAAAGGTATCAATCTGGCAATCGAAGATATGAGTCCAAGAGACCTAAAAGCTTATGGTGTTTATGAAGGTCAAACGGCTACTTTGGAGTTTGAAGGTGATATTAAAGTTGTTGGAGAAATCATTACTGGAAAGAGAAATTTGCATGGCGAAATTATTTTGATTTGTTTCAAAAACTGTACGGTTACACACGGAGATACTATTTTATTCCAACCAGAATGGGGGAATTACGATATGGCGGTGGGCAAAAAATTGGTTTCGGCTTTTTCAGGTCCTGCCGATGTGAATAGTTTTGATTTGATTTTGCACGTACCTTCAAGCAAAACCATTAAAGCCAAACAAACGACCGAAAGAGACGACTTGGAAGTTTTGTACCAAACCGTAAGAAGTATTCGAGAATCGAATGACACGACTACTTCATTAGAACCTATTTTTGAAAAACTTCAAAAAAATCACTCTAACGACTGGTTACTTTCTATTGAAATCATTGAGCTTTTGAATACGAGAAACGAAACGAATTTGATGCAAGAGGTGCTTTTGCATTTGGAAAATCTTAAAAAACAACGTCCCGAAATCTACAACTTAATCTCAAATGGATTAGAATTGATTTTTGAAAATGAAACGGCTTAA
- a CDS encoding STAS/SEC14 domain-containing protein: MIEKIKDLPSNMVGFRSEGEVVKEDFDLVTKEVTALVEKTGKLNYLLFLDNSPADFTFGAWMEDAFLGMKNILKWNRAAIVTDSNTVIQFTDIFSKIMPGTFRGFSKEEYLLAIEWTSEKIDLETLK, encoded by the coding sequence ATGATAGAAAAAATAAAAGATTTACCCTCCAATATGGTAGGATTTCGTAGTGAAGGTGAAGTCGTAAAAGAAGATTTTGATTTGGTTACAAAAGAAGTAACTGCTTTGGTTGAAAAAACAGGTAAATTGAATTATTTGCTTTTCCTGGATAATTCTCCAGCCGATTTTACCTTTGGCGCTTGGATGGAAGATGCCTTTTTGGGAATGAAAAATATCCTAAAATGGAACCGTGCAGCTATAGTCACGGATTCTAATACTGTAATTCAATTCACAGATATTTTTAGTAAAATAATGCCAGGAACTTTTCGCGGATTTAGCAAAGAAGAATATTTACTAGCTATAGAATGGACATCAGAAAAAATAGATTTAGAAACTTTAAAATAA
- a CDS encoding pyridoxamine 5'-phosphate oxidase family protein translates to MHENLINAEAIKKIKSLAGDIKIAIFCTQLAQIPIQSRPMAVQDIDDEGNLWFISSTDSDKNHEIQQDNQVQLFFSNISSSQYLSVYGHATIFRDQQKIDELWSPIAKAWFEEGKKDPKVSVIKVTPADSYYWDTKNSKIITLLKIASAAVFGTDSDVGVKGNLKV, encoded by the coding sequence ATGCATGAAAATTTAATTAATGCCGAGGCAATCAAGAAAATAAAATCACTTGCAGGCGATATAAAAATAGCCATTTTCTGTACACAATTAGCTCAAATCCCTATTCAATCCAGACCTATGGCTGTTCAGGATATTGATGATGAAGGAAATTTATGGTTTATCAGTTCAACGGACAGCGATAAAAATCATGAAATTCAACAAGACAATCAGGTACAGCTTTTTTTCTCTAATATCAGCAGTTCACAATACCTTTCAGTTTATGGACATGCAACTATATTTAGAGACCAACAAAAAATCGATGAATTGTGGAGTCCTATTGCAAAAGCTTGGTTTGAAGAAGGAAAAAAAGACCCAAAAGTATCGGTGATAAAAGTGACACCTGCTGATTCTTATTATTGGGATACCAAAAACAGTAAAATAATTACGTTATTAAAAATAGCGAGTGCAGCTGTTTTTGGAACCGATAGTGATGTGGGGGTCAAAGGAAACTTGAAAGTATAA
- a CDS encoding BamA/TamA family outer membrane protein, with translation MKTNYSKYLLLLCSFFILGCSNTKFLTEGDLLYTGGSVKVEDSILKRKARKALETELENLLRPKPNKQILGLRPKLYIYNLAGKPKKEKGIRHWLRTKVGEPPVLFSQVDLEYNASVLRNYTENRGYFKTKVQSDSTRNGKRATAEYIVKPSKQYKIKNISFPDDSIALGKAISRTQKRSLLIPGNPYDLEVIKQERDRIDARLKEKGYYFFNPDYILAQVDSAKGDHEVNISLKIKEETPSKARKPYVINDIIVYPNYSILTDSIVYKKDDILHYKDFTIIDSANTFNPRVFDRTLYFKKGDLYNRKNHNLSLNRFVSLGTFKFVKNEFKVDDSIPDALNAYYYLTLLPKKFLRFEVKGSTNSAGYSGSESKINWSNRNFLGGAELFTLSLFGGIDFQISGKNGGHDIYTFGGEASLMWPRLVAPFKWQNSSEFVPKTKVLIRYERQSKSEQYTLNSFKTSFGYLWKESAKAEHELKVLEINYVSPKNVTASYLEEAATNSSLSKVIEKQLIFGPTYSYTFTNTQKNRKTHTFYFNGELDLAGNITGLLMGANAKKGDTIKFFDVPFSQFVKVKTDFRYYLKLGKESKLASRFIAGAGYAYGNNTVMPSSKQFVTGGANSIRAFRSQSIGPGSYKNIDPNAIFLQDELGDIKLEFNTEYRTKLFSIIEGALFVDAGNIWFLNEDKNKAGGQFSKDFMKEIAVGVGAGLRFDFSFLILRTDLAFPIRQPYLVNGSNWVIDAVDFGNRSWRKDNLMLNIAIGYPF, from the coding sequence ATGAAAACTAACTATTCAAAATATCTTTTACTTCTATGCTCATTCTTTATTCTGGGATGCAGTAACACCAAGTTTTTGACCGAAGGTGACCTGCTATATACTGGCGGTTCCGTAAAAGTAGAAGATTCAATTCTAAAAAGAAAAGCCAGAAAAGCGTTAGAAACAGAATTAGAAAATCTGTTGCGCCCCAAACCAAACAAACAAATATTGGGATTAAGGCCCAAATTGTATATCTATAACCTAGCAGGCAAACCTAAAAAAGAAAAAGGGATTCGACATTGGTTGCGTACCAAAGTTGGGGAACCACCGGTTTTATTCAGTCAAGTAGATTTAGAATACAATGCTTCGGTATTAAGAAATTATACCGAAAACAGAGGGTATTTTAAAACCAAAGTGCAATCAGATTCAACGAGGAATGGTAAACGAGCCACAGCAGAATATATTGTTAAACCTTCAAAACAATATAAAATTAAAAACATTTCTTTTCCGGATGATTCCATTGCTTTGGGAAAAGCAATTAGTAGAACTCAGAAAAGAAGTCTTTTAATTCCGGGAAACCCTTATGATTTGGAAGTTATAAAACAGGAACGCGACCGTATTGATGCCAGATTAAAAGAAAAAGGATATTATTTTTTTAATCCCGATTATATTTTGGCTCAAGTCGATAGTGCCAAAGGAGATCACGAAGTGAATATTAGTCTAAAAATAAAAGAAGAAACACCTTCAAAAGCTAGGAAACCCTATGTTATAAATGATATTATTGTGTATCCAAATTATTCAATTTTAACAGATAGTATTGTTTATAAAAAGGATGATATTTTACATTACAAAGACTTTACCATCATTGATTCGGCCAATACTTTCAACCCTAGGGTTTTTGATCGCACGTTGTATTTTAAAAAAGGCGATTTGTACAACAGAAAAAATCATAATCTTTCTTTGAATCGTTTTGTAAGTCTCGGTACTTTTAAGTTTGTTAAAAATGAATTCAAGGTAGATGATTCAATTCCAGATGCTTTAAACGCTTATTATTACCTGACCCTATTGCCAAAAAAATTCCTTCGATTTGAAGTTAAGGGTAGTACCAATTCGGCTGGTTATTCGGGTTCTGAATCGAAAATTAATTGGAGCAACAGAAATTTTCTTGGTGGTGCCGAATTATTCACACTTTCTTTATTTGGTGGAATTGATTTTCAAATTTCAGGAAAGAATGGGGGACATGATATTTATACTTTTGGAGGCGAAGCAAGTTTAATGTGGCCACGTTTAGTTGCACCTTTCAAATGGCAAAATTCAAGCGAATTTGTTCCCAAAACAAAAGTACTAATCCGTTATGAACGCCAAAGTAAGTCAGAGCAATATACTTTGAATTCTTTTAAAACTTCATTTGGTTATTTGTGGAAAGAAAGCGCTAAAGCAGAACACGAATTGAAAGTATTGGAAATTAATTATGTGAGTCCAAAAAATGTAACGGCTTCTTATTTGGAAGAAGCAGCCACAAATTCTTCATTGTCAAAAGTGATCGAAAAGCAGCTTATTTTTGGACCAACCTATTCGTATACTTTTACAAATACGCAGAAAAACAGAAAAACACACACGTTCTATTTCAATGGTGAACTCGATTTGGCGGGAAATATAACAGGATTGCTTATGGGAGCAAATGCCAAAAAAGGCGATACGATCAAGTTTTTTGATGTACCTTTTAGTCAATTTGTAAAAGTAAAAACAGATTTTAGATATTACTTAAAATTAGGTAAAGAAAGTAAATTGGCTTCGAGATTCATCGCAGGCGCTGGTTATGCTTATGGAAATAATACCGTGATGCCATCCTCAAAGCAGTTTGTTACTGGTGGAGCCAATAGTATTCGCGCTTTCAGATCTCAATCGATTGGGCCAGGTAGTTACAAAAACATCGATCCAAATGCTATTTTTTTACAGGATGAATTGGGAGATATAAAATTAGAATTCAATACAGAATATAGAACTAAATTGTTTAGCATTATTGAAGGCGCTTTGTTTGTAGATGCGGGAAATATTTGGTTCTTGAATGAAGATAAAAATAAAGCAGGTGGTCAGTTTTCAAAAGATTTTATGAAAGAAATTGCGGTCGGAGTGGGAGCAGGGTTACGTTTTGATTTTTCTTTTTTAATCCTACGAACCGACTTGGCTTTTCCTATTAGACAACCTTATTTGGTAAACGGAAGCAATTGGGTGATAGATGCAGTCGATTTTGGAAACAGATCTTGGCGAAAAGATAATCTGATGCTCAATATCGCTATTGGTTATCCTTTTTAA